The following proteins come from a genomic window of Xiphophorus couchianus chromosome 19, X_couchianus-1.0, whole genome shotgun sequence:
- the id3 gene encoding DNA-binding protein inhibitor ID-3, which produces MKAISPVRSVRSCYKAVCCISEQSLAIGRNKHPCVDESVSALCDMNDCYSKLKELVCIPQNKSVSQVEILQHVIDYIFDLQIALEAEDASAPEMVLSIKAADITRNFSKEEERLCH; this is translated from the exons ATGAAGGCCATCAGTCCCGTCCGCTCGGTGAGGAGCTGCTACAAGGCCGTGTGCTGCATCTCGGAGCAGAGCCTGGCCATCGGCCGGAATAAACACCCGTGCGTGGATGAGTCCGTGAGCGCGCTGTGCGACATGAACGACTGCTACTCCAAGCTGAAGGAGCTGGTGTGCATCCCGCAGAACAAGTCGGTGAGCCAGGTGGAGATCCTCCAGCACGTCATCGACTACATCTTCGACCTACAGATCGCGCTGGAGGCGGAGGACGCGTCTGCGCCGGAGATGGTTTTATCCATAAAG GCTGCGGACATTACTCGCAATTTCTCCAAAGAAGAAGAACGGTTGTGCCATTAG